Genomic window (Streptomyces sp. TG1A-60):
GCGGTGACGGTGGCGTCCTGCAGCCGCTCGGTCTCGCTGTGCTCGCGCTCCGCGAACCAGTGGACGATGCCGTCCCACCGGTGCCGCCAGTCCGCCAGGCGCTCGGCGGGGCTGCGGAAGAGCCGCTCGTCGGCCTCGGCCGCGTACTCGATCATGCGGTCCACACCGGTGGCCGCCGCCTTCTCGACGGCCTCCGCGAGCAGCGGGGCGTAGCGCCCGAGTTCGGCGGTGAACTCCCGCATGTGGGCGAGCAGCGTGTCCTTGTGGGCGAGGAACACCTCGGGCCGGGTGTCGTTGGTGCGCGCCAGGTCGCCCAGCATGAGGTAGAAGCGGGCGGCGCGCTGCGCCATCTCGTTCAGCACGGAGTCGAGACGGCCGAGCTTGCGGTAGACCTCCTCGGCGTCCCCCGCGGCGTTGGCCTCGGCCAGCGCGTGCAGGTCGCCGAGGATGTCGGGGAAGACGAGACGGGAGAGCTGGGCGTCCTCCAGGCGCGCGCCGAGTACGTCCTCCACGGCCCGGTACGCCCGGTATCCGGCCTGCGTGAACTGGTACACGTAGTGGCGGTTGCGGTACTCGGCGAGGTTCGCGGCGCGCGTCCCGTCGTACGACCGGTCCAGGACCTGCCAGTCCGCGAGCGCGTCGAGCAGCGGCTGAACGCCGGCCACTCCGCCGACGGCGCCCGCGGCGGGATGGTCGGCGGTGAGCCGCTCGAGCAGTCCCACCGCGTCCGAAACGTGCAGCAGCACCTGGTAGTTGGCGCGTCCGCGGTCGAAGGCACGCAGCAGCCACAGGTATTCGTGGCGCTTCTCGGCGGCGGCGAAGTGGAACAGCCGCAGCCGGTCGTCGAGGGAGAACGCGTCGATACCGAACGCGCCCTCGTCGACGGGCTCCGGGACATCCGGCTCCGGGACATCCGGCTCCGGGGCGTCGGGCTCGTCACTCACGGGTCTGGCGGCTTCCTCACTGCGGCTGGTACACGGTGCGTACTGCGGCTGGCACACGTTCTCACCCCGGCCGGACAGCCGGGATTCCGCACCAGTCTGCCGCACTCGCACCAGTGCGGGTAACCCGCTCTCCAGCCCACACCCCCTGTGCTACCTTGCGCCCTCCTCACGCCCCGTAGGGCGCGGGAGACGGGTCTCCCGCGCCCTGGTGCCCCGGTTGCGGATCCTGGACGAGGGAGCGACTGGGACGGCTGACCGTTCCCACCGCGGGCTGCCCCGGCGCCGAGTGTGCGCGCCGGACATCAGGTGTCGAAGTGCGCGTGCGGAGAGAGGGTTCCACCGAGGGCGGCGACTGAACGTAACGTCGGGGCGCCGCCCCGACGCATGGTCCGCCTGTGTCGATCACCTGCGCCAACTCGGTCTGACCGGGGCCGACGAGAGACACGAAAGGGAGCGGACTGCCCTCACACCGGCATGACCCGAACGTCATGCTGAGGGGTCCACTTGTCCCGCGTCACCAGGGTCATCCCTTCGATCTGCGCCTGGGCGACCGGTATCCGGTCGAAGGGGTCCCGGTGATGCGCCGGAAGCCGGCCTGACCCACCCCATGCCCGGCGGTGACGGGCAGGCCGGTGAACGGGCTGTCGCGTACCCGCTAAGGCCAGGCCTTCCGGGCCTTCTTCCGTGCGGGCCGCCACACGGATGGGGAGGCCACGCGCCGTCCCCGTCCCGGGGTCGTCCGGGTCGACGGAGGCGCGGGCGAGGTGCGGACGACGAGCTCGACCGGTGGGTCGCTCGCCAGTAGGGCTTCTGCGTGCGGCTCCTCGACGGCGTGCACGAGGAGACCGAGCCCCGACCGCGCCACGGCGTCAAAGGGCTGACGCAACCGTGGCCAGCCCGAGGTGGACGGACCCCGCCGTCACAGGGGCACGTGGGCCGGGTTTGTGTAACCGTTTGGGGCGACTGTGACGTAAGTGTTGACGGGCAGGGGACGGGACCTTACTTTCTGGCCGAAGTTCCGAACCTGGTTCGATAACTCGAACAACGGAGACCTTCGGATCGACTGACGAAGGGACGACGACAGTGATCCGCACCCGCGCGGGAGTCCGCACACGCAGAGGGGGATGGACGGCGATGGTCATCGCCGCACTCACCCTGCTGCTGGGCGCCACCATCCAGCCCGCCTCCGCCGCCGACGGGCGGCCGTTCACCAACCCGGTCAAGTCGCAGAAGGGCGCCGATCCCTGGATCGAGTTCCACAACGGCAACTACTACTTGATCAGCACGTCCTGGTCCGACGTGCTGACCATGCGCAAGTCGCCCACCCTCGCCGGGCTCGCCACGGCGCCCAGCGTGCAGGTGTGGAAGGACACCGACACCTCTCGGGGCTGCAACTTCTGGGCTCCCGAGATGCACTTCTTCAACAACAAGTGGTACGTGTACTACGTCGGTGGCGCCTGCGTCAGCGACTACCTCGGCACCCAGCGCTCCCACGTGCTGGAAAGCGTGGGCTCCGACCCCATGGGGCCGTACATCTACAAGAACAAGATCAAGCCCACCGGCTCGGACCCCTGGCTCATCGACGCCAGCGTGCTGGAGGTCGGCAGCAACCTGTACATGGTGGGCAGCGCCAACACCACCAACGGCACCCAGAACCTCGTCATCGCCCCGATGAGCAACCCCTACACCGTCAGCGGCACGCTGCGCACCATCTCGCAGCCCACCCTGAGCTGGGAGCGCCAGGGCGGCACGGTGAACGAGGGCCCGGAGGCGCTGCAACGGAACGGCAAGACGTTCCTGGTCTACTCCGCCAGCGGCTGCTGGACCCCCGACTACAAGCTGGGCCAACTGGAACTGACCGGCAGTGACCCGCTGCAGGCCTCCTCCTGGACGAAGAAGCAGACCCCCGTATTCCAGCGGAACAGCGCGACCAACGTCCACGGCCCCGGCCACAACGGCTTCTTCACCTCGCCGGACGGCACGGAGAACTGGATCGTCTACCACGCCCGCAACGACACCTCGACGGACGGCTGCGACAACAACCGCACCACCCGCGCGCAGAAGTTCACCTGGAACGCGGACGGCACACCGAACTTCGGCACCCCGGTCGCCCTCGGCACGACACTGCCCGGCCCCTCCGGCGAGACGGCGGCCACCCCGACCGCGTACACCCTGGTCAACCGCAACAGCGGCAAGTGCCTGGACGTCGAGGGCGGCAACACCGCCAACGGCACCAACATCTTCCAGTGGACCTGTAACGGCAGCAGCGACAACCAGAAGTGGCGGATCGAGGACCTCGCCGACGACACCAGCCGACTGGTGAACGTCAGGACCGGCAAGGCCATGGACACCACCAACTGCGCGACCGACAACGGCACCGACATCCGCCAGTGGTCCTGGCTGGACAACGACTGCCAGCGGTTCCGCCTCGTCCACACCGCCACCGGTGACTACGTGCGGATCGTGAACGAGAACAGCGGCAAGGTCGCCGACGTGGCCGACTGCGGCACCGGCAACGGCACCGACGTACGCCTCTGGTCCTGGCTGAACAACGACTGCCAGCAGTGGCAGCTCAGGCCCGTCAGTTGACGGACCGGATGAGCGGACCACGGTCCCGGTACCCGCTGCGGGTCCCGGGACCGTGGTGTGTCGCGCGTACGGCGGGAGTGCCCGGACACTCCCATGGCGGCCGACCGGCCGTTCCACCGGGTCAGCCGGCCGTACGGTGACACTCAGCCGACCGCCGAAAGGCTCTTGGCCGCAGGGGCCCACCCGCCCCGTCCCCACCCACGCCGCCGTCCCCGTACCGTCCGGGGGTCCTGCGCGGACGCCCCGGGCCAACAGCCCCGGGCCACCATCTCGTGGGCGTCCGGGCTCTGGGGAGCGCGGGCTGCTGGACTACGAGATCACCTCGGCCGCCTTCGGGCTGGCCCGCGGCCGGCGAGGGGGCAAGCCGAAGATCGCGGAAAGGAGGCCCTGAAGGCGATCACCGACTACCAGACCCTCGCTCTCGACCCGCACCCCACGCTGGTCCTATGGCAGCGCGTACGCGAACTGTCGAACAACCTCTCCGTCTACGACGCGCATTACGTGGCCCTCGCCGAGAGCTTCGGCGTTCCGCTGATCACCAGCGACGCGAGGATCGAGCGCAGTGGAGCAGCACGCTGCACGATCGAGACCTTCGAGGCTCCAGCACCTGACCCCAGCACCAGGGCGGTTTCAGAGTCTTTGGGCCCGACACGGCGGTCGGCGGCGCCGGTTCCGGCCACTTCGTACGGCATCGTGGCCGGTCAGCGATGGTGCACCGGCTCGGCAGGAAGATCTCTGGGTATAGTGCAGGCGTTTCGGAGAACCGGCGGCGGCCCGGAGTGGTCGACCTTACGCGCAACCTCGCGCTCATCGACGCCCGCGACCCTGGCGGACCCCCGATGACCACATCACTGAGGAGGCCGGCATGGAACCCGTCACGCTGATCACCGGTGGCTCGACCGGAATCGGCGCCGCCACCGCCCGCGCCCTGCTCAAGCAGGGCCAGCGCGTGGCCGTCACCGGACGTGACGCGGACAAGCTGGCCTCCTTCGCCGCTTCGGCCGGAGCGGACGGACGGCTGCTGACGATCACCGGCGACACCAGCGACGAGCACGACGTCGCCTCCGCCGTGCGCCACGTGGTGGACGCGTGGGGCCGGCTGGACAACGTCATCGCCAACGCCGGTTTCTCGCTGCCCGGCAACCTGGAGAGCCACGCCCCCGAGGACATGCGCGCCATGGTCCTCACCAACGTCCTGGGCCCGGCCCTGCTCGTGCGGGAGGCCCTGCCGCACCTCAGGGAGTCCAAGGGCCGGATCGTGATCATCGGTTCGGTCGCCGGGGTTCGCAACACGCCCGGCAACCTGTACTCGGTCACCAAGTGGGCCGCGCACGCGCTGGCCGAGAACACCCGGCTGCTGGTCGGCAAGGACGGGGTCGGCGTGACCGTCGTCGCCCCCGGGGTGGTGGACACCCCGTTCTGGGACCAGCGCGGCGGCACCCCCGAGGCGACGCCGTCGATGACCGCCGAGCAGATCGCGGACACGATCGTCTTCGCCGTCAACCAGCCCGCGGGCGTGGACATCAACCACATCACCATGCGGCCGGCCGGGCAGCTCGGCTGACGCCGCGCTCCCGACAACCATACGAAAAGGCGCCCTCGGCCCCCGCCGCGTACCACGCGGTGCGGGCCGAGGGCGCCTTCGGGCGTCCGGGTGGACGCGCGGCGTCAGGCGGAGAGGTGGGCACACCCACACCCGGGAAGGACCACCCCGGACCGCTCGAAGCCGGCCACGGTTGGCGCCCCCATCAAGGCCATGACCTCCTCAAACTCGCCCATGAGCAGCCGCAGGACGTCCGCGACGCCCTCCGCGCCGGAGTGGGCGAGCCCCCACAGGGCCGGGCGTCCGACCATCACCGCGTCCGCGCCCAGGCACAGGGCCTTGGCGATGTCGGCGCCGTGCCGGACCCCGCCGTCGAGGACGACCGCGCACCGCCCGGCGACGGCGTCCACGATCTCGGCGAGGGCATCGGGGGCGCTGCGGGAGAAGTCCAGCTGGCGCCCGCCGTGGTTGGAGACGACCAGCCCAGAGACGCCGTGCTTGACGGCCAGTTCGGCGTCCTCACCGGTGAGCACGCCCTTCAGCACCACGGGCAGGGAGGTCACCTCGCGCAGCCAGGCGAGGTCCTCCCAGGTGATCGAGGCGTCGAACTGCTCCTTGGAGTGCCGGGCGATGGCCGACTCCCCGTCCCGGCCGCCGTGCGAGGCGGCCATCACGTCGTGCGCCACATTGACCGCCCGGATGCCCGGGGGCACCGCGAACCCGTTGGCGGCGTCCCGGGGACGGAACGCCACCCTGGGCGCGTCGATGGTGAGGACCAGCGCGCGGAAACCGGCGGCCCCGGCCCGGCGGATCAGGTCCACCAGGAGGTCGCGGCGCTTGAGCCAATACAGCTGCAGCCACAGCGGGCCGGTGGCCGCGGCGGCGATGTCCTCCAGCGTCCGGCTCGCGAACATGCTGACCGTGAACAGGGCGCCGGCCTCACCCGCCGCCCGCGCCGTCGCCACCTCACCCTCCGGGTGGGCGAGTTGGTGGTACGCCATGGGGGCGATGCCCAGGGGGGCGGCGAGGTCCGCCCCGAGCAGCTCGGTGCGGGGGTCGCAGTGGGAGACGTCGACGAGACAGCGAGGCCGCAGCCGGATCCGGTCCAGGGCCTCCCGTCCCGCCGCCAGCATCGACTCGGTGCCGCTGCCACCCGCGAAGAAGTCCCACACCGGTCGCGGCAGCCGCTCCTTGGCCGCTGCCTCGTACGCGCGCAGCGCCAGCACCACATTTTCTCCGTTCGCCGTACTCGACAAGGGGTTCGGGACACCGGCCGTCAGGCGGCGGTGCCGGTGCTCTGCGCGGTGATGAAGGCGGCCAGCCTGGCCATGCCCTCGGTGATGGCCTCCGGGCTCTGCGCGCTGCACGACAGGCGCAGTTGGTGGGTGCCGCCGCCGTCCAGGTGGAAGTCGCTCATCGGCGTCCACAGCACGCCGTAGGCGCGCGCGGACAGCTCCAGGGCCTTGTGGTCGGCGGCGAAGGGCACCGTGACGACGGCGAAGAAGCCGCCGTCCGGACGGTTCCAGGAGATGCCGAGCTCGGCCCGGCGCTCCGCGGGGAAGTGCCGCTCCAGCTCGTCGAGGAGCGTGTCCATGTTCGTGCGGTAGTACGCGATGGCTCCGGCGTTCGCCTCGCGCAGCCGGCAGTCGCTCTCGATGAGCAGTCCGCCGATGACGGCCTGGCTGACGGCCGAGGTGTTGACGGTCGTCATGCTCTTGATCTTGGACAGCTCGTCGGCGAGCAGCGAGCGCCGGCCGCCCGGGCCGATGACCTCCTGGTCGGCGATGACGTAGCCCACCCGGGCCCCGGGCAGCGCCGTCTTGGCGAAGGAGCCCAGGTGCACCACGCGGCGGCCCGTGTCGAGGGCCTTGAGCGTGGGGCGGGCGGAGCCGGTCCGTACGAAGAAGCCGTAGGGGTCGTCCTCCAGGACGAGCAGGTCCTCCTCCTCGGCCACCCGCAGCAAGCGCTCGCGGTCCGGGAGGCTCATGCTGGTGCCGGACGGGTTGCCGAAGTCCGGGACGACGTAGAAGGCCCGGACACGTTCGCCGGCTTCCCTGGCGGCCCGCACGGCCGCCGACACGGCCTCCGGGCCAGGACCGGCGGGGCCCTCGGGCACGGGCCGCAACCGGATGCCCAGGAGCCGGGCCACGCCGGTGATGCCCACGTAGCACGGCGAGCTGACCAGCAGCGTGTCCTCGGGAGCGGCGAAGAGCGCCCGCAGGATGAGGAGCATGGCCTCCTGGCAGCCGGTCGTCACCACGACGGCTTCCGGGGAAACCTCGATCCCCTCGTCGTTGGCGACCGTCCGGGCGATCAGCTCGTGGATGATCCCGTTGGTGCGGCCGTACTGGAACAGCTGGGTGCGCACCTGGTCGCGCGACCAGCCCAGGGTCTCTTCCAGGTGGCTGGTGTACGTGTGCAGGTGGCGCGCGAGGTCCTCGGGCTCGAAGTCGCCCTCGGTGGGCCGACCGGGCGCGAAGGAGATGGCCTGCGGGAACCGGCCGACGACCTCGTTGAGGAAGTTCATGGCGTCGAGGACCGGGTCGCTGAGCGACCCGTGCAGCTCGTCGAGCGCCAGGGCGTGCGGGGACGGCAGGGCGGCTTGTGTCACCGCTCAGACTCCTCTCGGCGCGGCCGCGTAGGCCGTGCTCAGGGTGGGGGCCGCGGTGGGTGCGGGGATCCGGGCCCGGCCCTGTACGCCGCGGACCAGGGCCGTGGTGAGCCGGTCCGTGTGGACACGCTGCTGCTCCGGCTCGTGGGCGGTGCCCAGGCCCCGCAGGGCGTCGACCACCTGGTACAGGTCCTGGGCGAAACCGGCGAGGACGTCGGCGACGGCCACGGCGTTGGAGCCGAGGATGTCGGTCCACAGGTCGGCGCTGCCCGCGGCGAGGCGGGTGATGTCCTGCAGTCCCTGTCCGGCGAGCCCCAGCTGGGACGGGTCGCCGTGCAGTAACTGCCCCGCGAGCAGGCTCGACACCAGGTGCGGGGCGTGCGAGGTGAGCGCCACCGCGCGGTCGTGCTCGGCATGGGCCATCACGACCGGCCGGGCGCGACACAACTCGGCCAGGCGCCTGGCGCGTTCGACGGTCTGCGCCCGGGTGTGCGCGGAGGGGGTGAGCACCCAGGGCCGACCGTGGAACAGGTCGTCCCGGGCGGCGAGCGGGCCGGACTGCTCCCGGCCGCCCATGGGGTGCCCGCCGACGAAGCGGGTCAGGTCGCAGCCGGCCTGGTCCGCTTCCCGCTGGGGCAGTTCCTTGATGCTCGCGGCGTCCGTGAAGTCGTGGGCGAGTCGCCGCAGTTGGTGTTCCTTCAGCGCCGCCGCGACGTGCCGCGGTGGTACCGCGATGACGGCCAGGTCGACCGGGCTACGAGGTGTTCCTGCGATTCCGGCGCCGAGGTCCGCGGCGGTGCGCGCCGCTTCCGGGTTCGCGTCGATCAGGTAGGTGGTCACGCCCCGGCCCCGAAGGGCCAGGGCGATCGAGGTACCGATCAGGCCGGTTCCGACCACTGCGGCACTTCGCATCAGTGGTGGCTCCACAGGAGCGGGAGATACTCGGGGTCGCTGTAGTCGGGGGTGCCCTCGGCGGTGCGCCGCACGAGCACGTCGTGGTTGTAGTTGACCTGGGTGCCGTCCGAGCGGAAGAAGTCGCGGTAGCGGTTCTCGCCGTCCTGCAGGTGGAAGGAGATGGCGCGGCGCGGGCGGTCGCTGACGTTGGCACCGCTGCCGTGGTAGGTGCGGCAGTGGTGGAAGTTGACGTGGCCCTTGGGGATGAAGACCGGGATCTTGTTGACCTCGACCCCGTTGAAGGCCGCGTTGTCCTCCAGCATTTGATCCAGCTCGGAGGAGTCGCGCTCGGCGAAGTGCAGGGAGGTGGCGTCGTTGTCGGCCGTCTCCTTCCACAGGTGGCTGCCGTCGACCATCGTGATGGTGCCCATCTCCTCACCGCAGTCGTGGAAGGGGATGAACGCGGTCAGCATCCGCTCGGAGGTGGAGGTGGACCAGTAGTGGCGGTCGAAGTGCCAGGGCACGATGTTCGACTGCTCCTGCGCCACCGGGGGCTTGTAGATGAGCGTCGACTGGAACACCCGGATCTGCTCGGCCTCGGCCAGGCGCGCGGCGACGGCGCCCAGCAGCGGCTTGCGCAGGATGCGGCCTATGGTGTCGTCCTCGTAGTGGATGTAGTCGTTGTGCCGCTGGACGTCGCCCTTCTCCGGCTCCCAGTAGGCCAGCTTGGGCGGGCGTACCGGCAGGGTGCGGTCGCGGTGGCCGGCGTAGAAGCGCTCGCTGGCGGCCTCCAGCTGCTCGACCTCGTCGTCGGTGAACAGCTTCTTCGACAGGTACCAGCCGTGCTCGGCGTAGAAGACGACGTCCTCGTCGGTCGGGAGCAGCGCGCGCTCCTCGTCGGTGAGGGTGAAGCTCTGGGCGTCCTGGATGGTCATGGTCTTCCTTACAGGTGCGTGGATCGGTGCAGGGACGGCGCGCGGAGCCGGGTCAGGAGACGGCCTTCTCGCGGGCGACCGCCTCGTAGAGCGCCTTGATGTTGCCGCTGCCGAAGGTGCGGGCGCCGTGCCGGTCGATGACCTCCCAGAAGTACGTCTTCCGTACGTGCTGGGACTGGGTGAAGATCTGGAACACCTGGCCCCAGTGGTCCTCGTCGATCAGGACGTTGGTCCGGCGCAGGTCCTCGACCTGGAGGTTCGGGCGCTCGAAGCGCTCCTGGAGCTGTTCGTAGTACGAGCCCGGTGTCTGCAGGAAGCTGACGCCCCGCTTCTCCAGGGTCTGCACGGTGCCCACGATGTCGTCGCAGAGCAGTGCCAGGTGCTGCACACCGGCGCCGCCGTGGCGGGCCAGGAAGGTGTCGATCTGGCCGGGCTCACGGTCGGTGACCGGCTCGATCAGAGTGAAGGTCACCTTGCCGGACGGGCTCTGGACGACCTTGGAGTCCATGGCCTGGGTGCCGACCTCGATGAACTCCTCGAAGATCTGCGAGAAGCCGAAGACCTTCTCGTAGAACGCGACCGTGGGGCGCAGCCGGCCGGCGGGCAGGCAGATCGCCGCGTGGTCCACGGTGCTGAGCAGCTCCTCGCCCGCCTCGGGATCGGCGGCGATGATGTCCATCACGCCGGGCAGGAAGTGCTCGCGGTCGCCGGTGCGCTGGACGAACCGGTGGGCGACGTCGCCGAAGCCCAGGACCGTGGCGGTGACCACCTCGGTGCCGTCCTTGCTGTGGACGGTGGGCTGCTCGACGGCGGTGGCGCCCCGCTCGACGGCCACCTCGAAGGCCTTGGCGGCGTCGCTGACCTCGAAGGCGATGTTGGCGACACCGTCACCGTGCTGCATCACGTAGGACGCGGCCGGGTGGGTGGGGTTGAGGGCGGAGGTGAGGACGACCTCGATGCCGCCCTGGCGCAGCAGCAGCGAGCGGTAGTCGGTCTGCCCGGTCTCGGGACCGGCCTGGCCGCAAATACGGAAGCCGAAAGCGGTGCAGAGGTAGAACGCGGACTGCTGGGCATCTCCGACGTAGAACTCGACGTGGTCTACGGCCCCGATATCCATGCAAAACCCTTCTGTTTTCATGTTCGAGCAGGAGAAAGTCGAGATGTTTTCAGGGAGTGGCGAGCGGGCGAATCGAGAGATTCGGCCCCGAACATCGCTCTAGAGAGTGGAGAACTCGTTCAGCGGCGACCAGACACCGTAGTCGCCCCGACGGTAGAGAAGTGGCTCACGCGGGAAGACTGCGGCGCCTTCCACCCGGCCTATGACAAGCCAATGATCGCTCGCCTCGATCGCATTTTCAACCCTGCATTCCGCAAAGCCGAGCGAGACTTCGATAAGCAGCGGCGCGCCTTCGGCAATATCCGAGGGGCGCCATTCGACATGTGCGAACTTATCCGTGGCCTTGCTCGCGAACACCTGAGAGGCGTCGCGCCCGGACGAGGAGAGGAAGTTCACCGCGAACGCCTGCGACGAAATGATCGCCGGCAGTGTGCGGGACTCCTTGCCGACGGAGACCAGCAGCGTCGACGTCGTCGCCGACACCGCGCAGACGGCGTTGCTGGTGAAACCGTACGGCTCACCCTTTCCGTCCGTTGCCGTCACGATGGCGATCGGGGTCGGGAACGAGCCAAAGAGTTCGCTGAAGCGTACAGAACCGACGTCCATCAAGTTCCTCCGCGGAACAGCTCGTGAATCTTTTTCGGGCAGGCCGAAGAAACCAACGGCCAGTGATGGTGTTTTTGTAACCGTCGCCGCCTCTTCGCGGCGGCGGTTATTCCGCGGTCGCGCCCGCGAGAGTCGCCTCACGTGCGGCGATCGCGCGGCCGAAAGCCCGGATCGTCAGCGGCAGCATGAACGCACTGAACGCGGTGAGCGCCACGGCCAGTATCAGGACGAGTTGTTGCGGTCCCAGATTGGATCCGGAGGCGGCCACCAGAAGTCCCGCGATGGGCATGGCCAACATATTGAGCAGGTAGAACGGCCCCATCACCTTTCCGAGGTGTTCTTGGGGAAGGACCTTGATGCGCTGCGTCCGGTTGAAGACGTTGAAGTACGTCACTCCGACCATGGCCGCCACGAACGCCGGGGCGTACAGCAGCATGGAGGAGGCGAAGCCGATGAGCAGCAGACAGGAGCAGAGCAGGGCGAGGCCGAAGATCCCGAGCATCCGCACGTTGACGTACCGGAGCAGGAACGGGATGACCAGGAGGTTGACGATCCCCAGCACGCCGATACAGATGTTCAGCAGGGCGAACGCCGACTCCGGGGCGCGGAACACACCCGTGACCAGTGCGACGTTGGCGGCGAGCACCACGGCGAAGACCAGGTTGATCGAGAAGTTGAGCGAGGCCAGCAGGACCAGCGGCCTGCTGCGGACCAGCAGGGACCAGCCCAGCCGGAGTTCGGCGACGATCTCCGCGGCTCCGCCGCCGCTGCTGGGGATGCGCAGCCCGCGCGGCAGGGGCAGCCAGCAGGCGGCGGCGACGGCGAAGACCGCCGCGGCGGCGCCGAGCAGCCAGACCTTGTCGATGAACGCCACGCCCAGCATCGCCAGGGCGGGACCGACGGCCATCGCCGAGACCTCCATGCTCTGCACCACGCCCTGGATCTTGGCCAGTTCGGTGCCCTTGGCCAGCTGGGGCACGACCTTCTCCACGGACATGCGCACCGGCGCCATCAGCAGCGAGAGCAGTGGCGCGGCTGTCATCAGGATGGGCGTCAGCAGTGAGGGCGCGGCCAGACAGCCGACGAGGGCGCCGCCGAGGACGACGGCCCGGCCGGCCGTGACGACGGAGAACAGCCGCGGCCCGCCGTCACGGTCGGCGAGGAGACCGGCGAAGGGGTACGCGAGGAGGGCCGGGAGCCACTCGATCGCGTAGGCGAGGCCGAGGGCCGACACATCCTTGGTGTCCTGGAAGATGAGCAGCGGGATGGCGAACATCACCATCTGCTCGGCAACGACCCCGAGAAGGACACCGCAGGCGAAGAGCCGTCGGTGCAGCACGGATCGCGTGGTCATAAGATCGATCGCTCCCTTGTGCTCGGCCGGGAGCGGCCCGGCCCGAGACTCCTCACTGCGACACCGGAACGGTTTCGATGTGGAAATCGGCGATGATCTTCCGGATGTCCTCCTCGACGGCCGGCTCGTCGCCGGTGAAGATGAACCGCCCGCTGTGCACCGCGTCATAGCTGCCGCCGGGCTCCATCACCTCGCCCGGGGCCGGCACCAACTCCCGCCAGATCGTGGCGAAGCGGTCCCGCATGGAGGTCGCCGAGACGACCTCGGCCGGCAGTCCGGCGGGCTTCGGGATGATCAGCCAGCCGCCGGACGGGTCGCCCGTCTGCGGCGGGACCGTCGCCCGACCCTCGCACAGGGCGTCCAGCCAGAGCTCGAAGAGGTTGACCCCGAAGAGCTTGTCCGTGAGGTACGGCACCTCGGCCCCGCCGATGCGGCCCGCGATCTCCAGGAACACCAGGTCCCCGTCGGGCGTGACGAAGAGTTCCAGGTGGAACGGCATGGAGGTCATGCCCAGACCCGACACGCAGCGCCGGGCGAACTCGTGCACACGGGCGCGCAGCGGGGAGTCCTGGACGACGACCGAGCCGAGCGGCTGCCCGCCGGCCTCGAAGGCCAGGCAGTCGTTGATGTAGCGGGACACCGCCATGAACGGGATCCCGGCGTCCTCGTCCGCGAACCCGTCGACGTGGTAGATCGCGCCTTCGACGAACTCCTCGAGCTCGTAGTCGCCGAGGTCGACCTCCGACAGCAGCGCGGTGAGCGCGGCCTCGTCCTCGACCCGGTGCACACCCATGCTCGCGGCCCCGGACACCGGCTTGAGGATCAGCGGGAACCCGGTTGCCCGGGCGAACTCCAGCGCGGACTCGGCGCTTCCGCAGGCGTCGAAGCGGGGCACTCGGACGCCCGCCTCGGCGACGAGCTCCTTCATCCGCAGCTTGTCGCGGTAGACCGCGACGTCCTCCGGGCGGGGCCCGGGGATGCCGAGCGCCACGCGGACCTCGGCCGCGATGCCGAGGGTGAACTCGGAGACGGCGATCAGCCGGTCGACCGGGCCGGCCTCGTCCGCGACCCGGCGGACCGCGTCGCGCAGCGCCTCGAAGTCGTTGACGTCCTCGATCTGGACGGTGCTCGCGATCCGCTCGGGATCGGCAAGGATCCCGGTGGCGCCGACCGCGTCGACGACGTAGCTGACGCGGTGCCGCTCATGGTCGATGAGCTCCTCGAAGCGGCCCATCGAGAAGTCCCAGCGCGGCCCTTTCGTGAACCGCGGCCAGCGGTTGACGACGACAATGTGCATGGCTCACTCCTCCGTCGCCACGGAAACCGTCTTGATCGACAGG
Coding sequences:
- a CDS encoding prephenate dehydrogenase, giving the protein MRSAAVVGTGLIGTSIALALRGRGVTTYLIDANPEAARTAADLGAGIAGTPRSPVDLAVIAVPPRHVAAALKEHQLRRLAHDFTDAASIKELPQREADQAGCDLTRFVGGHPMGGREQSGPLAARDDLFHGRPWVLTPSAHTRAQTVERARRLAELCRARPVVMAHAEHDRAVALTSHAPHLVSSLLAGQLLHGDPSQLGLAGQGLQDITRLAAGSADLWTDILGSNAVAVADVLAGFAQDLYQVVDALRGLGTAHEPEQQRVHTDRLTTALVRGVQGRARIPAPTAAPTLSTAYAAAPRGV
- a CDS encoding flavin reductase family protein, which produces MDVGSVRFSELFGSFPTPIAIVTATDGKGEPYGFTSNAVCAVSATTSTLLVSVGKESRTLPAIISSQAFAVNFLSSSGRDASQVFASKATDKFAHVEWRPSDIAEGAPLLIEVSLGFAECRVENAIEASDHWLVIGRVEGAAVFPREPLLYRRGDYGVWSPLNEFSTL
- the hppD gene encoding 4-hydroxyphenylpyruvate dioxygenase — translated: MDIGAVDHVEFYVGDAQQSAFYLCTAFGFRICGQAGPETGQTDYRSLLLRQGGIEVVLTSALNPTHPAASYVMQHGDGVANIAFEVSDAAKAFEVAVERGATAVEQPTVHSKDGTEVVTATVLGFGDVAHRFVQRTGDREHFLPGVMDIIAADPEAGEELLSTVDHAAICLPAGRLRPTVAFYEKVFGFSQIFEEFIEVGTQAMDSKVVQSPSGKVTFTLIEPVTDREPGQIDTFLARHGGAGVQHLALLCDDIVGTVQTLEKRGVSFLQTPGSYYEQLQERFERPNLQVEDLRRTNVLIDEDHWGQVFQIFTQSQHVRKTYFWEVIDRHGARTFGSGNIKALYEAVAREKAVS
- a CDS encoding PLP-dependent aminotransferase family protein, which translates into the protein MTQAALPSPHALALDELHGSLSDPVLDAMNFLNEVVGRFPQAISFAPGRPTEGDFEPEDLARHLHTYTSHLEETLGWSRDQVRTQLFQYGRTNGIIHELIARTVANDEGIEVSPEAVVVTTGCQEAMLLILRALFAAPEDTLLVSSPCYVGITGVARLLGIRLRPVPEGPAGPGPEAVSAAVRAAREAGERVRAFYVVPDFGNPSGTSMSLPDRERLLRVAEEEDLLVLEDDPYGFFVRTGSARPTLKALDTGRRVVHLGSFAKTALPGARVGYVIADQEVIGPGGRRSLLADELSKIKSMTTVNTSAVSQAVIGGLLIESDCRLREANAGAIAYYRTNMDTLLDELERHFPAERRAELGISWNRPDGGFFAVVTVPFAADHKALELSARAYGVLWTPMSDFHLDGGGTHQLRLSCSAQSPEAITEGMARLAAFITAQSTGTAA
- a CDS encoding phytanoyl-CoA dioxygenase family protein, encoding MTIQDAQSFTLTDEERALLPTDEDVVFYAEHGWYLSKKLFTDDEVEQLEAASERFYAGHRDRTLPVRPPKLAYWEPEKGDVQRHNDYIHYEDDTIGRILRKPLLGAVAARLAEAEQIRVFQSTLIYKPPVAQEQSNIVPWHFDRHYWSTSTSERMLTAFIPFHDCGEEMGTITMVDGSHLWKETADNDATSLHFAERDSSELDQMLEDNAAFNGVEVNKIPVFIPKGHVNFHHCRTYHGSGANVSDRPRRAISFHLQDGENRYRDFFRSDGTQVNYNHDVLVRRTAEGTPDYSDPEYLPLLWSHH